In Limnohabitans sp. INBF002, one genomic interval encodes:
- the prfB gene encoding peptide chain release factor 2 (programmed frameshift), with protein MEAERINLIGSTLADLSVRTVDLRRYLDYDAKSERLRTVNASLEDPTIWNDPKKAQELGREKKALDGVVVTLTRLTQELADNAELFEMSKADNDEDGLLTIEADTQGLVKTIEELEFRRMFSNEADPLNCFLDIQAGAGGTEACDWASMLLRQYLKYAERKGFKTTVEDESAGDVAGIKGATIKIEGEYAFGLLRTETGVHRLVRKSPFDSSGGRHTSFASVFVYPEIDDSIEIDINPSDVRTDTYRASGAGGQHINKTDSAVRLTHMPTGIVVQCQDGRSQHSNRDVAWKRLRSRLYDHEMRKRQEEQQKLEDTKTDVGWGHQIRSYVLDNSRIKDLRTNVEISATQKVLDGDLDAFIEASLKQGI; from the exons ATGGAAGCAGAACGCATCAACCTCATTGGATCCACACTTGCCGACCTGAGCGTCCGCACGGTGGATCTCCGGAGGTATCTT GACTACGATGCCAAATCTGAACGCCTGCGCACCGTCAACGCCTCGCTAGAAGACCCCACCATTTGGAACGACCCCAAAAAAGCGCAAGAGCTGGGTCGTGAAAAGAAAGCCCTCGACGGCGTGGTCGTCACCCTCACCCGCCTCACGCAAGAGCTGGCAGACAACGCCGAGTTGTTTGAGATGAGCAAGGCCGACAACGACGAAGACGGCTTGCTCACCATCGAAGCCGACACCCAAGGCTTGGTCAAAACCATCGAAGAGCTCGAATTCCGCCGCATGTTCAGCAACGAAGCGGATCCGCTCAATTGCTTCCTCGACATCCAAGCCGGTGCCGGTGGTACCGAAGCCTGCGACTGGGCCAGCATGTTGCTGCGCCAGTACCTCAAGTACGCCGAACGCAAAGGCTTCAAAACCACAGTGGAAGACGAATCTGCGGGTGACGTGGCGGGCATCAAAGGCGCCACCATCAAGATTGAAGGCGAATACGCCTTTGGTTTGCTGCGCACCGAAACTGGCGTGCACCGCTTGGTGCGCAAGTCGCCGTTTGACAGCTCGGGCGGTCGCCACACCTCGTTCGCCTCGGTGTTCGTGTACCCCGAGATTGACGACTCGATCGAGATTGACATCAACCCATCGGACGTGCGCACCGACACCTACCGTGCCTCGGGCGCGGGTGGTCAGCACATCAACAAAACCGACTCTGCCGTGCGTTTGACCCACATGCCCACCGGCATCGTGGTGCAGTGTCAAGACGGTCGCAGCCAACACAGCAACCGTGACGTGGCGTGGAAGCGCCTGCGCTCTCGCCTGTATGACCACGAGATGCGCAAGCGCCAAGAAGAACAACAAAAGCTCGAAGACACCAAGACAGATGTGGGCTGGGGCCATCAAATCCGCAGCTACGTGCTGGACAACAGCCGCATCAAAGACTTGCGTACCAACGTCGAAATTTCGGCCACACAAAAAGTCTTGGATGGCGACCTCGATGCTTTCATCGAAGCGTCACTCAAGCAAGGTATTTAA
- a CDS encoding alpha/beta hydrolase codes for MPRLLMIQAMYPIQHPSRSEFIPIRHLRYHVRQWGTPSPDKTPLVMLHGWMDVAASFQFVIDALQDDHWVIAPDWRGFGLTETPHTDNFWFPDYLADLDQLLDHYVGERLIHLLGHSMGGHVATMYAGIRPERIHKLINLEGFGMPATRPAQAPSRLAKWMDELKALQRNEMALKPYASLEAVAQRLIKTNPRLGSDKAHWLAQHWARANDQGEWRILGHAAHKVVNAQLFKADETQAIYERITAPMLCVVASTDSMGQWWKDSYTLAEFRQRIAAVPNITHAVIDNAGHMLHHDQPEKLAQFIEDFLKT; via the coding sequence ATGCCACGCCTCCTTATGATTCAAGCCATGTACCCCATCCAACACCCTTCGCGCAGCGAATTTATCCCCATCCGCCACCTGCGTTATCACGTACGGCAGTGGGGCACGCCATCACCCGACAAAACGCCACTGGTCATGCTGCACGGTTGGATGGATGTGGCCGCCTCATTTCAGTTTGTGATCGACGCACTGCAAGACGATCACTGGGTCATCGCCCCCGATTGGCGTGGTTTTGGCCTGACCGAAACACCCCACACCGACAACTTCTGGTTCCCCGACTATCTGGCTGACTTGGACCAATTGCTCGACCATTACGTGGGCGAACGCCTAATCCACCTGCTGGGCCACAGCATGGGCGGTCATGTGGCGACGATGTATGCGGGCATTCGCCCTGAACGCATCCACAAACTCATCAACCTCGAAGGCTTTGGCATGCCAGCCACTCGCCCAGCCCAAGCACCAAGCCGCTTGGCCAAGTGGATGGACGAGCTCAAAGCTTTGCAACGCAACGAGATGGCCCTTAAACCTTACGCCAGCCTTGAAGCCGTGGCGCAGCGCCTCATCAAAACCAACCCGCGCTTGGGCTCAGACAAAGCCCATTGGCTGGCTCAGCATTGGGCACGCGCCAACGACCAAGGTGAATGGCGCATCCTGGGTCATGCGGCACACAAGGTCGTCAACGCCCAGTTGTTCAAAGCCGATGAGACCCAAGCCATTTACGAACGCATCACCGCGCCCATGTTGTGCGTGGTCGCCAGCACCGACAGCATGGGCCAGTGGTGGAAGGACAGCTACACCCTGGCCGAGTTCAGGCAGCGCATTGCCGCCGTGCCCAACATCACCCACGCCGTCATCGACAACGCAGGCCACATGCTGCACCACGACCAGCCTGAAAAGCTGGCGCAATTCATAGAAGATTTTTTGAAAACGTGA
- a CDS encoding aldo/keto reductase codes for MTFPLVQLGTSDLHVTPICLGTMTFGEQVNEADSHAILDHSLARGVNFIDTAEMYSVPPKAETCGHTETIIGNWFAKNPGARQKLVVATKVAGPSRGMPWIRDHMGLTVKDFVTSCEGSLRRLQTDVIDLYQIHWPERHVPAFGGVYYDPQKETSETSIHAQLEALAQLVKAGKVRHVGLSNETPYGVHEFVRLAEQHGLPRVATTQNPYCLINRTYENGLDETCHRLNVSLLAYSPLGFGLLTGKYDASGITGPDAPKGARISGYESVRKQRWGRPESLVAARRYNALALENGMTPTQMALAFCYTKWQVASTIIGVTSLAQLDADLDAWGTTLSPEVLAAIDAIRWEMRDPAQ; via the coding sequence ATGACTTTTCCTCTCGTTCAGCTGGGCACCAGCGATTTGCACGTCACACCCATTTGCTTGGGCACCATGACCTTTGGTGAGCAAGTCAACGAAGCCGATTCACATGCCATCCTCGACCACTCGCTGGCGCGTGGCGTGAACTTCATCGACACCGCTGAGATGTATTCGGTGCCGCCCAAAGCCGAGACCTGTGGCCACACCGAAACCATCATTGGCAACTGGTTTGCCAAGAACCCAGGCGCGCGCCAAAAACTGGTGGTGGCCACCAAAGTGGCGGGCCCATCCCGCGGCATGCCTTGGATTCGCGACCACATGGGGTTGACCGTGAAAGATTTCGTCACTTCGTGCGAAGGCAGCTTGCGCCGCTTGCAAACCGATGTGATTGATCTCTACCAAATTCATTGGCCCGAGCGCCATGTGCCTGCTTTTGGCGGTGTGTATTACGACCCCCAAAAGGAAACGTCTGAGACGTCCATTCATGCCCAGCTCGAAGCGCTGGCGCAGTTGGTGAAGGCGGGCAAAGTTCGCCACGTGGGCTTGTCCAACGAAACGCCGTATGGCGTGCACGAGTTTGTGCGCTTGGCCGAGCAGCACGGCTTGCCGCGCGTGGCCACCACGCAAAACCCGTATTGCCTGATCAACCGCACGTATGAAAACGGTTTGGATGAAACCTGCCACCGCTTGAATGTGTCGTTGCTGGCCTATTCGCCTTTGGGCTTTGGTTTGTTGACTGGCAAGTACGACGCCAGCGGCATCACTGGCCCAGACGCGCCCAAAGGCGCACGCATCTCTGGCTACGAGAGTGTGCGCAAGCAACGCTGGGGTCGTCCTGAGTCGTTGGTGGCAGCACGTCGCTACAACGCGTTGGCTTTGGAAAACGGCATGACACCGACGCAAATGGCGCTGGCGTTTTGTTACACCAAGTGGCAAGTGGCCAGCACCATCATTGGTGTGACGTCGCTCGCGCAACTCGATGCCGATTTGGACGCATGGGGCACCACTTTGTCGCCCGAAGTGTTGGCCGCGATCGATGCGATTCGTTGGGAAATGCGCGACCCTGCGCAATAA
- the plsY gene encoding glycerol-3-phosphate 1-O-acyltransferase PlsY — translation MFADSSVVVLLTLGAYLVGSLSFAVIVSRLMGLDDPRTYGSQNPGATNVLRSGNKQAAVATLLFDALKGYFPVLLVKLYGPAFGLDDRAVALVAISAFIGHLWPVFFAFKGGKGVATAAGILFGVEPLLGAAVMGTWLIVAFFFRYSSLAALAASLFAPAYYLFGNQIAWQTSDAELLAVAVMSALLLMRHKDNIARLVSGQETKIGAKKEAS, via the coding sequence ATGTTTGCTGATTCTTCTGTGGTGGTGTTGCTCACCTTGGGCGCGTATTTGGTGGGCTCCTTGTCCTTCGCGGTCATCGTGAGCCGCCTGATGGGCTTGGACGATCCACGCACCTATGGCAGTCAAAACCCAGGCGCCACCAACGTGCTGCGTTCGGGCAACAAACAAGCGGCCGTGGCCACTTTGTTGTTTGATGCGCTCAAGGGCTACTTCCCTGTGTTGCTGGTCAAACTCTATGGCCCAGCTTTTGGCTTGGACGACCGGGCGGTGGCTTTGGTGGCCATCTCGGCTTTCATCGGCCACTTGTGGCCTGTGTTCTTTGCCTTCAAAGGTGGCAAGGGCGTGGCCACTGCCGCTGGTATTTTGTTTGGCGTGGAGCCCTTACTCGGCGCTGCGGTGATGGGCACATGGCTGATCGTGGCGTTTTTCTTTCGTTACTCGTCGCTGGCCGCTTTGGCTGCATCGCTGTTTGCACCGGCCTACTATTTGTTTGGCAATCAAATCGCATGGCAAACCAGCGACGCAGAGTTGTTGGCCGTGGCGGTGATGAGCGCTTTGCTGCTGATGCGTCACAAAGACAATATTGCACGCTTGGTGTCTGGCCAAGAGACGAAGATTGGTGCGAAGAAAGAAGCGAGTTAA
- a CDS encoding YajQ family cyclic di-GMP-binding protein, whose protein sequence is MPSFDTVLEPNLVEVKNAVENTSKEIATRFDFKGTSAAVELKDKEITMFGDADFQLVQVEDVLRNKLTKREVDVRFLDKGDVQKVGGDKVKQVIKIRNGIETEVSKKIQRLLKDSKIKVQAAIQGDAVRVSGTKRDDLQAAMALIRKDMTDLPLSFNNFRD, encoded by the coding sequence ATGCCCTCTTTTGACACCGTACTCGAACCCAACTTGGTCGAAGTGAAAAACGCCGTTGAAAACACTTCCAAAGAAATCGCCACCCGCTTCGACTTCAAAGGCACGTCTGCTGCCGTTGAACTCAAAGACAAAGAGATCACCATGTTTGGCGATGCCGACTTTCAGCTGGTGCAAGTCGAAGACGTGCTTCGCAACAAACTGACCAAGCGCGAAGTCGATGTGCGCTTCCTTGACAAAGGCGACGTGCAAAAAGTGGGCGGTGACAAGGTCAAACAAGTCATCAAAATCCGCAACGGCATTGAGACCGAAGTGTCCAAGAAAATTCAGCGCTTGCTCAAAGACAGCAAGATCAAAGTCCAAGCCGCCATTCAGGGCGATGCGGTGCGCGTCAGCGGCACTAAGCGCGACGACCTGCAAGCCGCGATGGCCTTGATTCGCAAAGACATGACCGACTTGCCTTTGTCGTTCAACAACTTCCGCGATTAA
- the murB gene encoding UDP-N-acetylmuramate dehydrogenase has protein sequence MLVEPNTPLQAHNSFGISAKALQLVRVRTEADVQAVLADTTLRESPKFVLGGGSNIVLTGDVKPLVLKVEIKGMRLVEETDKAWVVEAAAGEKWHDLVAWTLDNGWPGLENMALIPGSVGASPVQNIGAYGVELQDRFHSLDAIDLTTGQTFSLDAAQCAFGYRDSVFKHESSGQNGLGLAGKALITRVRFLLRKDWKPVLGYLDLERKMAETGISQPTAMQIFEWVCAIRRAKLPDPAVIGNAGSFFKNPTVTQDQCDDIIAREPKVVHYLLDDGRIKLAAGWLIDACGWKGKTVGNAGVYDKQALVLVNVGGKEHPCTGGEVMTLAKAIQTSVYERFGIRLEPEPVVV, from the coding sequence ATGTTAGTGGAACCCAACACCCCCCTTCAAGCGCACAACAGCTTTGGCATTTCGGCCAAAGCCCTGCAACTGGTGCGCGTGCGCACCGAGGCCGATGTGCAAGCCGTGCTGGCCGATACGACCTTGCGCGAATCGCCTAAGTTTGTGCTGGGCGGCGGCAGCAACATTGTGCTGACGGGCGATGTGAAGCCCCTGGTGCTGAAGGTGGAAATCAAAGGCATGCGCCTGGTCGAAGAGACCGACAAGGCTTGGGTGGTCGAAGCCGCCGCCGGCGAAAAGTGGCATGACTTGGTGGCTTGGACGCTGGACAACGGCTGGCCCGGTCTAGAAAACATGGCGCTCATTCCCGGCAGCGTGGGCGCATCGCCCGTGCAAAACATTGGCGCGTACGGCGTAGAGCTGCAAGACCGCTTTCATTCGTTGGACGCCATTGACCTGACCACCGGGCAAACCTTCAGCCTTGATGCTGCGCAATGCGCGTTTGGCTACCGTGACTCTGTGTTCAAGCACGAGAGCAGTGGACAGAATGGCCTGGGCTTGGCAGGCAAAGCGCTGATCACCCGCGTGCGTTTTTTGCTGCGCAAAGATTGGAAGCCCGTTTTGGGCTACCTTGACCTCGAACGCAAAATGGCCGAGACCGGCATCAGCCAACCTACCGCGATGCAAATTTTTGAATGGGTTTGCGCCATTCGACGCGCCAAGTTGCCTGACCCCGCGGTCATTGGTAACGCCGGCAGCTTCTTTAAGAACCCCACTGTCACGCAGGACCAGTGCGACGACATCATCGCGCGCGAACCCAAGGTGGTTCACTACCTGTTAGACGATGGCCGGATCAAACTGGCCGCTGGCTGGCTGATTGACGCTTGCGGGTGGAAAGGCAAAACCGTGGGCAATGCCGGTGTGTACGACAAACAAGCCTTGGTGTTGGTCAACGTCGGTGGCAAAGAGCACCCCTGTACCGGTGGTGAAGTGATGACGCTGGCCAAAGCCATTCAGACCAGCGTGTATGAGCGCTTTGGCATTCGCCTAGAACCAGAACCCGTTGTGGTTTGA
- the argG gene encoding argininosuccinate synthase: MSTILQHLPKGQKVGIAFSGGLDTSAALLWMKQKGAVPYAYTANLGQPDESDYNEIPRKAMEYGAEKARLIDCRKQLAHEGIAAIQCGAFHISTGGITYFNTTPLGRAVTGTMLVAAMKEDDVNIWGDGSTFKGNDIERFYRYGLLTNPSLKIYKPWLDQLFIDELGGRAEMSAFMTANGFGYKMSAEKAYSTDSNMLGATHEAKDLESLASGMKIVNPIMGVPFWREDCVVKAEEISIRFEEGQPVALNGVEYADPVELFLKANEIGGRHGLGMSDQIENRIIEAKSRGIYEAPGMALLHIAYERLVTGIHNEDTIEQYRINGLRLGRLLYQGRWFDPQSIMLRETAQRWVARAVTGTVTLELRRGNDYSILNTESPNLTYAPERLSMEKVEDAPFSPLDRIGQLTMRNLDIVDTRAKLGIYAHTGLLSLGEGADMIKLEGGSKK; encoded by the coding sequence ATGAGCACCATCCTCCAACACCTCCCCAAAGGCCAAAAAGTCGGCATCGCCTTCTCGGGCGGCCTCGACACCTCTGCGGCCCTCTTGTGGATGAAGCAAAAGGGCGCTGTGCCCTACGCTTACACCGCCAACCTCGGCCAACCCGACGAGTCGGACTACAACGAAATCCCACGCAAAGCGATGGAGTACGGCGCAGAAAAAGCCCGCCTCATCGACTGCCGCAAACAACTCGCCCACGAAGGCATCGCTGCCATTCAGTGCGGTGCGTTTCACATCAGCACCGGTGGCATCACCTACTTCAACACCACGCCCTTGGGCCGTGCCGTCACCGGCACCATGCTCGTGGCCGCGATGAAAGAAGACGACGTCAACATCTGGGGCGACGGCTCAACCTTCAAAGGCAACGACATCGAGCGCTTCTACCGCTACGGTTTGTTGACCAACCCCAGCTTGAAAATCTACAAGCCTTGGTTGGACCAACTGTTCATCGACGAACTCGGTGGCCGCGCTGAAATGTCGGCCTTCATGACCGCCAACGGTTTTGGCTACAAGATGAGCGCCGAAAAGGCCTACTCCACCGACAGCAACATGCTGGGCGCCACCCACGAAGCCAAAGACCTCGAGAGCTTGGCCAGCGGCATGAAGATCGTCAACCCCATCATGGGTGTGCCCTTCTGGCGCGAAGACTGCGTGGTGAAAGCCGAAGAAATCAGCATCCGTTTTGAAGAAGGCCAACCCGTCGCCCTGAACGGCGTGGAATACGCTGACCCTGTGGAGCTGTTCCTCAAAGCCAACGAAATCGGTGGCCGCCACGGTTTGGGCATGAGCGACCAGATCGAAAACCGCATCATCGAAGCCAAGAGCCGCGGCATCTACGAAGCCCCCGGCATGGCGCTGCTGCACATCGCCTATGAGCGCCTGGTGACCGGCATCCACAACGAAGACACCATCGAGCAGTACCGCATCAACGGCCTGCGCTTGGGCCGCTTGTTGTACCAAGGCCGTTGGTTCGATCCACAGTCCATCATGCTGCGCGAAACCGCCCAGCGCTGGGTGGCCCGCGCTGTGACCGGCACCGTGACACTGGAGTTGCGCCGCGGCAACGACTACAGCATCTTGAACACCGAAAGCCCCAACCTGACTTATGCGCCCGAGCGCCTGAGCATGGAAAAGGTGGAAGACGCGCCGTTCAGCCCACTCGACCGCATTGGCCAATTGACCATGCGCAACTTGGACATCGTGGACACACGCGCCAAGCTGGGTATCTACGCACACACCGGCTTGCTGTCGTTGGGTGAAGGTGCAGACATGATCAAGTTGGAAGGCGGCTCTAAGAAGTAA
- a CDS encoding pyrimidine/purine nucleoside phosphorylase, which produces MTTEKIDSASVTTKANVYFDGKCVSHGLTLADGTKLSVGVILPATLTFNTGAPEIMECVGGYCEYKLDGSQDWVKSSAGEKFNVPGNSKFDIRVTEPYHYICHFG; this is translated from the coding sequence ATGACCACAGAAAAAATCGACAGCGCCAGCGTCACCACCAAAGCGAATGTTTACTTTGACGGCAAATGCGTCAGCCACGGCCTGACGTTGGCTGATGGCACCAAGCTGTCGGTCGGGGTCATCCTGCCCGCTACGTTGACCTTCAACACCGGCGCCCCTGAGATCATGGAATGTGTCGGCGGCTACTGCGAATACAAACTCGACGGCAGCCAAGACTGGGTCAAGTCCAGCGCAGGCGAAAAGTTCAACGTGCCCGGCAACTCGAAGTTCGACATTCGCGTGACCGAGCCCTACCACTACATCTGCCACTTCGGTTAA
- a CDS encoding glycine zipper 2TM domain-containing protein produces the protein MKKITIQTTLLAGLMAVLASASVQAQEVGKVISSTPIIQQVAVPRQVCNNQQVVTGGQKSGAGAAMGAIAGGAIGNQIGNGSGRALATMAGLFGGAILGDNIEGPGTPEVKNVQNCSQQMFYENRTMAYNVVYEFAGKQYTVQMPQDPGPTVRLQITPMAPTTPANTSYGVPPAGSAPRY, from the coding sequence ATGAAAAAGATCACCATTCAAACCACATTGCTCGCCGGCCTGATGGCTGTGTTGGCCTCTGCCTCTGTGCAAGCCCAAGAAGTTGGCAAAGTTATCTCCAGCACGCCCATCATTCAACAAGTAGCCGTGCCACGCCAAGTGTGTAACAACCAACAAGTGGTCACTGGTGGTCAAAAGTCTGGCGCAGGTGCTGCGATGGGTGCCATCGCCGGTGGCGCAATTGGCAACCAAATCGGCAACGGCTCTGGCCGCGCTTTGGCCACCATGGCGGGCCTCTTTGGTGGCGCTATTTTGGGTGACAACATCGAAGGCCCAGGTACACCTGAAGTGAAAAACGTTCAAAACTGCAGCCAGCAAATGTTTTACGAGAACCGCACCATGGCTTACAACGTGGTTTATGAGTTTGCAGGCAAACAATACACCGTGCAAATGCCACAAGACCCAGGCCCTACCGTGCGCTTACAAATCACCCCGATGGCCCCTACAACGCCCGCCAACACTAGCTATGGTGTGCCACCAGCAGGCTCTGCACCTCGCTACTAA
- a CDS encoding arsenate reductase, with translation MSKTTITVYGIPNCDSVKKARVWLSDHGVDYVFHDFKKQGVPPEAVDLWLQHVSWDVLVNRKGMTWRKLDPALQASVVDNASARALMLEHASVIKRPVVVKGATVIVGVNPEAWARVVG, from the coding sequence ATGAGCAAAACAACCATCACCGTTTACGGCATCCCCAACTGCGACAGCGTCAAAAAAGCCCGCGTGTGGCTGAGCGACCATGGCGTGGACTATGTGTTTCACGATTTCAAAAAACAAGGCGTACCGCCCGAAGCCGTCGACCTGTGGCTCCAACACGTGAGCTGGGACGTGTTGGTCAACCGCAAAGGCATGACTTGGCGCAAGCTGGACCCTGCCCTCCAAGCCAGCGTGGTGGACAACGCATCGGCACGTGCCTTGATGCTGGAACACGCCAGCGTCATCAAGCGCCCCGTGGTGGTCAAAGGTGCAACCGTCATCGTGGGCGTCAACCCTGAGGCTTGGGCGCGCGTTGTAGGCTAA
- the folC gene encoding bifunctional tetrahydrofolate synthase/dihydrofolate synthase, whose product MNSLDSWLAHCERLHPKNIDMGLERVRTVAERMALKFDCPVITVAGTNGKGSTCAMLEACLLEAGYRPSVYTSPHLVHFQERCRVHGETVQPDDLLPHFEKVEAARTQGGEVSLTYFEFTTLAILSLMASSPIDVAILEVGLGGRLDAVNVIEPTCSIITSVDLDHMDFLGHDRETIGREKAGIMRTGRPVIVSDPVPPQSVIDHATEIGADLWLFGRDFNFTGDKQQWGWAGRGRRYSGLAYPALRGANQLVNASGVLAALEALRSEMPVTAQAIRNGLAMVELPGRFQIVPGQPALVFDVAHNAHAVAALTENLDAMGFYPTTHVVFGAMADKDVAPMLARVGPLVDRWYFCDLPTERAAKATQLQDVWQAGNARKDVQSNTYANPQAALDAAVAAADPADRIVVFGSFFTVGGILANGIPRLDAPHLSS is encoded by the coding sequence ATGAATTCACTCGATAGCTGGCTCGCGCATTGCGAGCGTTTGCACCCCAAAAACATCGACATGGGCCTAGAGCGCGTGCGCACCGTGGCCGAGCGCATGGCGCTCAAGTTTGATTGCCCCGTCATCACCGTGGCGGGCACCAACGGCAAGGGCTCGACCTGTGCGATGTTGGAAGCCTGTTTGCTTGAAGCGGGTTACCGCCCCAGCGTGTACACCTCGCCGCATTTGGTGCATTTCCAAGAACGCTGCCGCGTGCATGGCGAAACCGTGCAGCCTGACGACTTGCTGCCACATTTTGAAAAAGTAGAAGCCGCGCGCACCCAAGGCGGTGAGGTGTCGCTCACTTACTTCGAGTTCACCACCTTGGCGATTTTGAGTTTGATGGCCTCGTCGCCCATTGACGTGGCCATTCTCGAAGTGGGCTTGGGTGGTCGTTTAGACGCTGTCAATGTGATTGAGCCCACGTGTTCCATCATCACCAGCGTCGACTTGGACCACATGGATTTTTTGGGTCATGACCGCGAAACCATTGGCCGCGAGAAGGCGGGCATCATGCGCACGGGCCGCCCCGTCATCGTGAGCGACCCCGTACCGCCGCAAAGCGTGATTGACCACGCCACCGAAATTGGCGCAGACCTGTGGCTGTTCGGCCGCGATTTCAACTTCACAGGTGACAAACAGCAGTGGGGTTGGGCAGGGCGGGGTCGTCGCTACAGCGGTTTGGCGTATCCCGCGCTGCGTGGTGCCAACCAGTTGGTCAATGCCAGCGGTGTGTTGGCCGCACTCGAGGCCTTGCGCAGCGAGATGCCCGTGACGGCCCAAGCCATTCGCAATGGTTTGGCGATGGTGGAGTTGCCTGGACGTTTTCAAATCGTGCCGGGCCAGCCCGCCTTGGTGTTTGACGTGGCGCACAACGCCCACGCCGTGGCGGCACTCACTGAAAACCTCGATGCCATGGGCTTTTATCCCACCACCCACGTCGTATTTGGTGCGATGGCAGACAAAGACGTGGCGCCCATGTTGGCGCGTGTGGGGCCGTTGGTGGACCGTTGGTACTTTTGCGATTTGCCCACTGAGCGTGCTGCCAAAGCCACTCAGTTGCAAGACGTTTGGCAAGCGGGCAACGCACGCAAAGATGTTCAATCCAACACATACGCCAACCCCCAAGCCGCGCTGGACGCGGCTGTGGCTGCGGCAGACCCCGCTGATAGAATCGTGGTCTTCGGATCGTTCTTCACGGTCGGGGGGATTTTGGCGAATGGCATCCCCCGTTTAGACGCCCCACATTTGAGCTCCTGA
- a CDS encoding SPOR domain-containing protein yields MAFFKFRLPGQPTSESQGNTSNSPAESVDAMRRRARHRLIGASVLVVLGVVGFPLLFDTQPRPVSVDIAVDIPDRATAKPLVDTSTPKPLSAAAGLDAKEEVVPDTKAEPKPEAVVAAAAAVAAVVPKAETKPESAKVDAKPAAKPEVKSDTKPSDSKDAGSRFVVQAGTFSDEGKLREVRSKLEKAGITTYTQVIESKEGRRVRVRVGPFTSRDEADKVARKIKQLQLQPQVLTL; encoded by the coding sequence ATGGCTTTTTTCAAGTTTCGATTGCCCGGTCAACCGACCAGCGAGTCCCAAGGCAACACCAGCAACTCTCCCGCCGAGAGCGTAGATGCCATGCGCCGCCGCGCCCGCCACCGTTTGATTGGCGCTTCGGTGTTGGTCGTGTTGGGTGTGGTTGGTTTCCCCTTGCTGTTTGACACCCAGCCGCGCCCTGTGTCGGTGGACATTGCGGTCGATATTCCAGACCGCGCGACCGCCAAGCCTTTGGTGGACACATCGACGCCCAAACCTTTGTCGGCTGCGGCGGGTTTAGATGCCAAAGAGGAAGTGGTGCCTGACACCAAAGCCGAACCCAAGCCAGAAGCAGTTGTGGCGGCTGCCGCTGCGGTGGCTGCTGTGGTGCCCAAAGCCGAAACCAAGCCCGAGTCAGCCAAGGTCGATGCAAAGCCAGCGGCCAAGCCGGAAGTTAAATCAGACACCAAGCCCAGCGACAGCAAGGACGCAGGGTCTCGTTTTGTGGTGCAAGCGGGTACGTTTTCAGATGAAGGCAAGTTGCGCGAAGTTCGCAGCAAGCTGGAAAAAGCGGGCATCACCACCTACACCCAAGTCATCGAGAGCAAAGAAGGTCGCCGTGTGCGCGTGCGCGTCGGACCTTTCACCAGTCGCGACGAAGCCGACAAAGTGGCTCGCAAGATCAAGCAGTTGCAATTGCAACCGCAAGTCTTGACACTCTGA
- a CDS encoding CvpA family protein → MQMLSAVDWILLAVLGLSFLLGLWRGIVQEVLSLLGWVAAFYVSQMYAPLAAAWLPMAGSSQMLRYAAGFVVVFIAVLVATVLVSWIVKKLVSAVGLGPLDRLLGSLFGLMRGVVILLAVTVLVGMTPMRDTEAWKQAQGTQWLQQFLHVLKPVLPADFGKYLP, encoded by the coding sequence ATGCAGATGTTGTCGGCCGTAGATTGGATTCTGCTGGCCGTCTTGGGCCTGTCGTTTTTGCTCGGATTGTGGCGCGGCATTGTCCAAGAGGTGTTGTCACTGCTGGGTTGGGTGGCCGCGTTTTATGTGTCGCAGATGTACGCACCCCTTGCCGCCGCTTGGCTACCCATGGCGGGCAGCAGCCAGATGTTGCGCTATGCCGCGGGCTTTGTGGTGGTGTTCATTGCAGTATTGGTTGCCACAGTGTTGGTCAGCTGGATTGTGAAAAAGCTGGTGTCAGCGGTGGGCCTTGGGCCTTTAGACCGGTTGCTGGGCAGCTTGTTTGGATTGATGCGCGGCGTGGTCATTTTGTTGGCCGTGACTGTGTTGGTGGGCATGACGCCCATGCGTGACACCGAAGCTTGGAAGCAAGCGCAGGGCACGCAATGGTTGCAACAGTTTTTGCATGTGTTGAAGCCGGTGTTACCGGCTGATTTTGGAAAGTACCTCCCCTAA